A DNA window from Caretta caretta isolate rCarCar2 chromosome 7, rCarCar1.hap1, whole genome shotgun sequence contains the following coding sequences:
- the IP6K2 gene encoding inositol hexakisphosphate kinase 2: MSPAFGAMEVEHYAKGVLLEPFVHQVGGHSCVLRFNDKTICKPLIQREHQFYETLPTEMRKFTPQYEGVVSVSFEEDEDGNLCLIAYPLNGDHDNLESIDNSDCEPKNKLLRWSNKKTVLLENDKITKEWVRQHRKEEKMKSHKLEEEFEWLKKSEVLYYSVEKKGNVSSQFKHHNPWSMKCHQQQLRRMKENAKHRNQYKFILLENLTSRYEVPCVLDLKMGTRQHGDDASEEKKANQIRKCQQSTSAVIGVRVCGMQVYQTGTGQLMFMNKYHGRKLSVQGFKEALYQFFHNGKYLRRELFEPVIKKLTELKSVLEKQESYRFYSSSLLIIYDGKELQEVTVDSDPEDLEDLSEESSDESAGAYAYKPTASTVDVRMIDFAHTTCKYYGEDSVVHEGQDTGYVFGLQNLIGIIKEIRDESSE; this comes from the exons ATGAGCCCAGCATTTGGAGCTATGGAAGTGGAGCACTATGCCAAGGGAGTCCTGCTCGAGCCTTTTGTCCACCAGGTTGGGGGTCACTCCTGTGTCCTCCGGTTTAATGACAAGACCATCTGTAAACCCCTCATCCAGAGGGAACACCAATTCTATGAGACTCTCCCAACAGAAATGCGTAAATTCACTCCACAGTATGAAG GCGTGGTGTCGGTGAGCTTTGAAGAGGATGAAGATGGAAATCTGTGTCTAATAGCCTATCCATTAAATGGGGACCATGATAATTTGGAAAGCATAGATAATTCTGACTGTGAACCCAAAAATAAGTTGTTACGGTGGTCTAACAAAAAGACTGTATTATTAGAAAATGACAAGATAACTAAGGAATGGGTCCGACAgcacaggaaagaggaaaaaatgaaaag tCACAAATTAGAGGAAGAATTTGAGTGGCTGAAGAAATCTGAAGTCTTGTATTACAGTGTAGAGAAAAAGGGGAATGTCAGTTCACAGTTTAAGCATCATAACCCTTGGAGTATGAAATGTCACCAGCAGCAGTTACGGCGGATGAAGGAAAATGCAAAACATCGGAACCAATATA AATTTATCTTGCTGGAAAATCTAACCTCCCGATACGAAGTGCCATGTGTGTTGGACCTTAAAATGGGAACCCGGCAGCATGGAGATGATGCATCAGAAGAGAAGAAAGCTAACCAGATCCGGAAGTGTCAGCAGAGTACTTCAGCAGTTATTGGGGTCCGAGTGTGTGGCATGCAG GTCTACCAGACAGGCACTGGCCAGTTAATGTTCATGAATAAATACCATGGGCGAAAGCTTTCAGTCCAAGGATTTAAAGAAGCACTTTACCAGTTCTTTCATAATGGCAAATACCTGCGCAGGGAACTCTTTGAACCAGTTATAAAGAAATTGACTGAACTCAAATCTGTCTTAGAAAAACAGGAGTCTTACCGTTTCTATTCCAGCTCCTTGCTGATAATTTATGATGGCAAGGAGTTGCAGGAAGTGACTGTGGACTCAGACCCAGAGGACTTAGAGGATCTCTCAGAGGAGTCTTCGGATGAATCAGCTGGAGCATATGCGTACAAGCCCACTGCTAGTACTGTTGATGTCCGTATGATAGACTTTGCCCACACGACCTGCAAGTACTATGGGGAAGATAGTGTGGTGCATGAAGGCCAAGACACAGGTTATGTTTTTGGACTTCAGAACTTAATAGGTATTATTAAAGAAATAAGAGACGAAAGCAGCGAATAA